The DNA sequence GGGGTCAGCCGAATGGAGTCATTGGAGATCATGTTGGAGAAGTCGGCCAGGCGGTATTCGCTGGATGAGAAACGCGAGTTGGCCGAGCGCAAGAACACCTATTACCGGGAATCACTAAAGGGATTGTCGGCGGCTGACATTTTACCCGGCGTCATTGACATGATCAGAGCGTTGAAGGACCGTAGGGTAAAGATCGCGATTGGCTCCTCGAGTAAAAATGCCCGCACAATCCTGCGGGCCGTGGGCTTGGAAAATGATTTCGACGTCATCGCCGATGGCAACCACGTCACCCGGTCCAAGCCGGATCCGGAAGTATTCACGATCGCGGCCATGCGACTCGGCATCTCCCCGGAGGAATGTTTGGTTGTCGAAGATGCCGAGGCCGGCGTCGAGGCCGGATTGGCTGCTGGCATGAGTGTGCTGGCGGTCGGCGCCGCCAGCGGGCACCCACGGGCTACTCGATTTGCGGAAGATCTGTCCTGTGTTTCGGCTGACGAGTTGCTTTTGACAGAAAGTGTCTGCAGCCAATGAATAGAAAGCGATCGATCAGGCCGGTTACCACAGGGGATGGACATGTGTTTCGGACAGCCTTTGAAGGGAGCGGCAAGATCCCCCGGAGGGATGCTTTACGTAAAGTGGGCTTCTCGTTGCGCCTGGGAAACATGTCTGAGAAAGTGGTAACGTTCAAGAGTGCGGGATTTCTAATGCTCGAGATGGGAACATAAGAAACGATGCGATCCCAATTTGGAAACAGAGGAAGCGGACTCGTGGCCAAAATAAACAGTTTTCGTATTGAAAAACGGTCGTTGAGGAGCGCCTTTACGCTCATCGAGCTCCTTGTCGTCATTGCGATTATCGGGATACTGGCGGCCATGCTGCTGCCGGCTTTAAATAAAGCGCGGGAGAAAGCGCTTACCGCAAGCTCTGTTGCCAACCTGAAAGAGATCTTTTTGCTCGTACGCATGTATGTGGACGACTACGACGGTTATTGGCCGAAACCGTTGGGCAATGATCCCATAATCAACGGTGACACCACGTACACGTGGCGGCGTAATGTTTGGGAACACGACTTCGGCGCATTTCCCACCACCTTCGCGGGTTTTCAGGAGGCCATGGGCAAACCAAGCTACGCCAGAACCATGTGGTGTCCTCTCATGGTCAGGAAGTTTAACCAGGAGGAACATTTTGTGGGCCGAGGTAGTTACGCCTTCCACAAATTCTTTCAGATAGAAGACACGTGTTCGGGGTGCATATTTGGCGGCGGCTCGGTGAAGTATCGACGCGATGGCGACCCGGCGATGGTGGGGAACGTCATGCCGGCTATTATGACGGGGAGTGTTGGGATTGGTGGCTCGCTCCAGCCTACCTTTGGCGCTTGGGGCAGGCTGGAATATGCAAAAGTCACCGATAACCCCGTATCGGATGGGGCGA is a window from the Verrucomicrobiia bacterium genome containing:
- the pgmB gene encoding beta-phosphoglucomutase; this translates as MRTIKAVIFDLDGVIVSTDEHHFQAWKRLADSLGIPFGRESNDRLRGVSRMESLEIMLEKSARRYSLDEKRELAERKNTYYRESLKGLSAADILPGVIDMIRALKDRRVKIAIGSSSKNARTILRAVGLENDFDVIADGNHVTRSKPDPEVFTIAAMRLGISPEECLVVEDAEAGVEAGLAAGMSVLAVGAASGHPRATRFAEDLSCVSADELLLTESVCSQ
- a CDS encoding type II secretion system protein, yielding MAKINSFRIEKRSLRSAFTLIELLVVIAIIGILAAMLLPALNKAREKALTASSVANLKEIFLLVRMYVDDYDGYWPKPLGNDPIINGDTTYTWRRNVWEHDFGAFPTTFAGFQEAMGKPSYARTMWCPLMVRKFNQEEHFVGRGSYAFHKFFQIEDTCSGCIFGGGSVKYRRDGDPAMVGNVMPAIMTGSVGIGGSLQPTFGAWGRLEYAKVTDNPVSDGANGWKYLNYAYGDAALGLYVDGHVGLITKAQASDPAFISAMSDATKLP